In Micromonospora sp. LH3U1, one genomic interval encodes:
- a CDS encoding Fpg/Nei family DNA glycosylase, protein MPEGHTIHRLAARHAELFAGDKLHAASPQGRFAEGAARLSGTVLEGTEAYGKHLLHHYAGELTLHVHLGLYGKFTDGPGEPPEPVGQVRLRLASDRHWLDLRGPTACELLTPPEVAALRDRLGPDPLRADADPERAYRRISRSPTPLAALLLDQSVVAGTGLIFVTEALFRAGLPPTMPGRGLARAGWDALWADLVGLMRLAVEHGRIDTVRDTHLPEAMGRPARVDRHGGEVYVYRRPGAPCHVCGTEVSRGELAGRNLYWCRTCQVG, encoded by the coding sequence GTGCCAGAGGGACACACGATCCACCGCCTGGCGGCCCGGCACGCCGAGCTGTTCGCCGGCGACAAGCTGCACGCCGCGAGCCCGCAGGGCCGCTTCGCCGAAGGTGCCGCCCGGCTCTCCGGGACCGTGCTGGAGGGCACCGAGGCGTACGGCAAGCACCTGCTGCACCACTACGCCGGCGAGCTGACCCTGCACGTACACCTCGGGTTGTACGGCAAGTTCACCGACGGGCCGGGGGAGCCGCCGGAGCCCGTCGGTCAGGTGCGGCTGCGGCTGGCCAGCGACCGGCACTGGCTCGACCTGCGCGGGCCCACGGCCTGCGAGCTGCTCACCCCACCCGAGGTGGCCGCGCTGCGGGACCGCCTCGGGCCGGATCCGTTGCGCGCCGACGCCGACCCGGAGCGGGCGTACCGCAGAATTTCGCGCAGCCCGACGCCCCTGGCCGCGCTGCTGCTGGACCAGTCGGTGGTGGCGGGCACCGGGCTGATCTTCGTGACCGAGGCGCTGTTCCGGGCCGGGCTGCCGCCGACGATGCCTGGCCGTGGGTTGGCCCGTGCCGGCTGGGACGCGCTCTGGGCCGACCTGGTCGGGCTGATGCGGCTCGCGGTCGAGCACGGCCGGATCGACACCGTGCGCGACACGCACCTGCCGGAGGCGATGGGCCGGCCGGCACGGGTGGACCGGCACGGTGGTGAGGTCTACGTCTACCGCCGTCCCGGCGCGCCCTGCCACGTCTGCGGCACCGAGGTCAGCCGCGGTGAGCTGGCTGGCCGCAACCTCTACTGGTGCCGTACCTGCCAGGTCGGCTGA
- a CDS encoding carbohydrate-binding protein has translation MAPPPAATAAPPVRRRLLASVLLVATTTALAGITVTAQAAVPPPAAGWSTVWSDDFTGAAGTLPSAANWIIDTGHNYPGGPANWGTGEIQNYTASTANVSHDGGGNLRITPLRDGGGGWTSARIETVRSDFKAPAGGVLAIEGRIQMPNVTGAAAAGYWPAFWALGAPYRGNYQNWPGIGEFDVMENVNGINSVWGVLHCGVAPGGPCDEFNGIGASRACPGASCQSAFHTYRFEWDASISPQQLRWYVDGQLFHTVTQSRVGEPAWSQMTSHAGYFLLLNVAMGGAFPNGVAGSGTPTASTVPGRPMLVDYVAVYRRGGGTTPPPTTPPPTTPPPSGTRDAYGQIQAEAFSAQNGVIVEACAEGGQNIGALRNGDWVRYDNVEFGSTPARDFVARVASGAASGVSGLVEVRLDSPTAAPIGSFAIGNTGGWQSWRSVPGNVGAVTGRHAVYLTFTSGQPNDFVNVNWFTFRR, from the coding sequence ATGGCACCTCCTCCGGCGGCCACCGCCGCCCCGCCCGTCCGACGACGCCTGCTGGCGTCCGTCCTGCTTGTCGCCACCACTACCGCCCTGGCCGGCATCACCGTGACCGCGCAGGCCGCCGTTCCGCCCCCCGCCGCCGGCTGGAGCACGGTCTGGAGCGACGACTTCACCGGCGCGGCCGGTACCCTGCCGTCGGCCGCCAACTGGATCATCGACACCGGGCACAACTATCCCGGCGGCCCGGCCAACTGGGGCACCGGCGAGATCCAGAACTACACCGCCAGCACCGCCAACGTCAGCCACGACGGCGGCGGCAACCTGCGGATCACGCCACTGCGCGACGGTGGGGGCGGCTGGACCTCCGCCCGGATCGAGACCGTGCGCAGCGACTTCAAGGCCCCGGCCGGTGGCGTGCTGGCCATCGAGGGTCGGATCCAGATGCCGAACGTCACCGGTGCCGCGGCGGCCGGCTACTGGCCCGCGTTCTGGGCGCTCGGCGCCCCCTACCGGGGCAACTACCAGAACTGGCCGGGCATCGGCGAGTTCGACGTGATGGAGAACGTCAACGGCATCAACTCGGTCTGGGGCGTGCTGCACTGCGGCGTCGCCCCGGGCGGGCCGTGCGACGAGTTCAACGGCATCGGCGCGTCCCGGGCCTGCCCGGGTGCCAGCTGCCAGTCCGCTTTCCACACCTACCGGTTCGAGTGGGACGCCTCGATCAGCCCACAGCAACTGCGCTGGTACGTCGACGGACAGCTCTTCCACACCGTCACCCAGAGTCGGGTCGGCGAGCCGGCCTGGTCGCAGATGACCTCGCACGCGGGCTATTTCCTGCTGCTGAACGTGGCGATGGGCGGCGCGTTCCCGAACGGTGTGGCCGGCAGCGGCACGCCCACCGCGTCGACCGTCCCGGGCCGGCCGATGCTGGTCGACTACGTGGCGGTGTACCGCCGCGGTGGCGGGACCACCCCGCCGCCCACCACGCCACCGCCCACCACGCCGCCGCCCAGCGGCACGAGGGACGCGTACGGGCAGATCCAGGCCGAGGCGTTCAGCGCGCAGAACGGCGTGATCGTCGAGGCGTGCGCTGAGGGTGGGCAGAACATCGGCGCGCTGCGTAACGGGGACTGGGTGCGCTACGACAACGTCGAGTTCGGCTCCACGCCGGCACGGGACTTCGTGGCGCGGGTGGCCTCCGGCGCGGCGAGCGGGGTGAGCGGTCTGGTCGAGGTGCGGCTGGACAGCCCGACGGCGGCGCCCATCGGCAGCTTCGCGATCGGCAACACCGGCGGCTGGCAGAGCTGGCGCTCGGTGCCCGGCAATGTCGGCGCGGTGACCGGCCGGCACGCCG
- a CDS encoding FAD-dependent oxidoreductase: MAQRLIVIGGDAAGMSAASQARRRRDRDDLEIVVFERGHFTSYSACGIPYWISGLVPGPDALIARDPETFRTTFAMDVRMRHEVTAIDLERREVVAQDLEGGGEVRERFDDLMYATGAVPVKPPWADTDAGGVFGMQTLDDGAALREWLDDEPKPRRAVVVGGGYIGVEIAEALIQRGLSVTLVEAADQPMATVDGDMAELVADAMRGLGITIRTGLRVTGLEQQDGRVSAVVTAEGPMPTDVVVLGLGVRPNAALAEAAGFPIGPTGGIRVDRRMRVPGLPGIWAAGDCVETLHRVSGMPVHVPLGTHANKQGRAAGINIGGGYATFTGVIGTAVTKVCDLEVGRTGLREREAAEAGFEFVSVVTESTNRAGYYPGARPMTVKLIAERPSGRLLGAQIVGWSEAAKRIDTLAVALWNGMTVDDMTSLDLGYAPPYAPVWDPVLIAARKAVDALAALDR, translated from the coding sequence GTGGCGCAACGGCTGATTGTCATCGGCGGGGACGCCGCCGGAATGTCGGCGGCGTCCCAGGCCCGACGCCGCCGCGATCGTGACGACCTGGAGATCGTGGTCTTCGAGCGGGGCCACTTCACCTCCTACTCGGCGTGCGGCATCCCGTACTGGATCAGCGGGCTGGTGCCCGGTCCGGACGCGTTGATCGCCCGGGATCCGGAGACGTTCCGCACGACGTTCGCCATGGACGTCCGGATGCGCCACGAGGTCACGGCCATCGACCTGGAACGCCGCGAGGTCGTCGCCCAGGACCTGGAGGGCGGCGGCGAGGTCCGCGAGCGCTTCGACGACCTGATGTACGCGACGGGCGCGGTGCCGGTGAAGCCTCCGTGGGCGGACACCGACGCGGGCGGCGTGTTCGGCATGCAGACCCTCGACGACGGAGCGGCGCTGCGCGAGTGGCTGGACGACGAGCCGAAGCCGCGCCGGGCCGTGGTGGTCGGCGGCGGGTACATCGGCGTCGAGATCGCCGAGGCCCTGATCCAACGCGGCCTCTCCGTGACGCTCGTCGAGGCGGCAGACCAGCCGATGGCAACGGTGGACGGCGACATGGCCGAGTTGGTCGCCGACGCGATGCGCGGCCTCGGCATCACGATCCGCACCGGCCTGCGGGTGACCGGCCTGGAACAACAGGACGGCCGGGTGTCCGCGGTGGTCACGGCCGAGGGGCCGATGCCGACCGACGTCGTGGTCCTGGGCCTGGGTGTACGCCCCAACGCCGCGCTCGCCGAGGCTGCCGGGTTCCCGATCGGGCCGACCGGGGGGATCCGGGTGGACCGCCGGATGCGCGTGCCAGGGCTGCCCGGGATCTGGGCGGCCGGCGACTGTGTGGAGACGCTGCACCGGGTCAGCGGGATGCCGGTGCACGTGCCGCTGGGCACGCACGCCAACAAGCAGGGTCGCGCGGCCGGGATCAACATCGGCGGCGGGTACGCCACCTTCACCGGCGTGATCGGCACGGCGGTGACCAAGGTCTGCGACCTGGAGGTCGGTCGGACCGGCCTGCGTGAGAGGGAAGCCGCTGAGGCCGGCTTCGAGTTCGTCTCGGTGGTCACCGAGTCGACGAACCGGGCCGGCTACTACCCCGGTGCCCGACCGATGACCGTCAAGCTGATCGCCGAACGGCCCAGCGGCCGGTTGCTCGGCGCGCAGATCGTCGGCTGGTCCGAGGCGGCCAAACGGATCGACACGCTGGCCGTAGCTCTCTGGAACGGCATGACGGTGGACGATATGACGTCGCTCGACCTGGGCTACGCTCCGCCGTACGCGCCGGTGTGGGATCCGGTGCTCATCGCCGCCCGAAAAGCGGTCGATGCGCTCGCCGCGCTCGACCGCTGA
- a CDS encoding YidC/Oxa1 family membrane protein insertase — MLAFAPLHGAVGAAGTALSWLTDLLEPLAGGMATAVAIVLFTIAVRLLISPLTVAQVRGERRRAALAPQVRDLQQRYADDPATLQREVFALYREAGANPIAGCLPLLLQAPFLLVLYRLFTTSEGGTGLLDERLAGVSLGHHLSDGLSGAAGPLFAVLLAVLVAVAWWSSRRARRASAAVGTVAGTPTEGPGAAVLGRLLPLLPFTTVLVALVLPLAAVIYLVTTSVWSAIEQAVLRRPQAVPSSIDTDRR, encoded by the coding sequence ATGCTTGCCTTCGCACCACTGCACGGCGCTGTCGGCGCTGCCGGCACCGCGCTGTCCTGGCTCACCGATCTGCTCGAACCGCTGGCCGGCGGCATGGCGACCGCCGTCGCCATCGTCCTCTTCACCATCGCCGTCCGACTGCTGATCTCGCCGCTCACCGTCGCGCAGGTCCGCGGCGAGCGACGCCGCGCGGCGCTCGCCCCACAGGTGCGTGACCTCCAGCAGCGGTACGCCGACGACCCGGCGACGCTTCAGCGTGAGGTGTTCGCGTTGTACCGGGAGGCCGGCGCCAACCCGATCGCCGGCTGCCTGCCGTTGCTGCTCCAGGCGCCGTTCCTGCTGGTCCTCTACCGGCTATTCACCACGAGTGAGGGCGGCACCGGGCTGCTGGACGAGCGGCTTGCCGGGGTGTCGCTGGGCCACCATCTCAGCGACGGCCTGTCCGGGGCGGCCGGTCCGCTCTTCGCCGTGCTGCTGGCTGTGCTCGTGGCGGTGGCGTGGTGGTCGTCCCGGAGGGCCCGCCGGGCGTCGGCAGCCGTGGGCACGGTGGCCGGTACGCCGACCGAGGGGCCGGGCGCGGCCGTGCTGGGACGGTTGCTGCCCCTGCTGCCGTTCACGACGGTGCTGGTGGCGCTGGTGCTGCCACTCGCTGCGGTGATCTACCTGGTGACCACGAGCGTGTGGTCGGCGATCGAGCAGGCGGTGCTCCGCCGACCGCAGGCGGTTCCGTCGAGCATCGATACAGATCGACGTTGA
- a CDS encoding DUF6412 domain-containing protein, which yields MPVSLGLFGVAWMSAFAQLTLLSGRPVDLLAGAALTALVLLAVVLAAGVRGRSGAPGAAPRWAGLRARSRGRRVPRQIDPDAAGRPRPRAPGHPSAA from the coding sequence GTGCCGGTGTCGCTGGGGTTGTTCGGGGTCGCGTGGATGTCCGCGTTCGCCCAGCTCACCCTGCTCTCCGGTCGGCCGGTCGACCTGCTCGCGGGTGCCGCGCTGACCGCCCTGGTGCTGCTCGCCGTGGTGCTGGCGGCGGGGGTGCGCGGTCGCTCGGGTGCGCCCGGCGCCGCGCCGCGTTGGGCCGGTCTACGGGCCCGCTCCCGTGGTCGCCGAGTGCCCCGGCAGATCGATCCGGACGCCGCCGGTCGACCTCGTCCCCGTGCCCCGGGACACCCCTCGGCCGCGTAG
- a CDS encoding carbohydrate kinase family protein, producing the protein MIVVAGEALIDLVVTAEGQRAVPGGSPANVAVTLARLDQPVRLLVRLGTDEYGRQLAEHLRVNRVDLGWSVRAEEPTSVAVATLNATGQASYEFRLAGAADWQWTPQELPELAGSPATALHTGSLALALAPGAQVLEDLLARECRRNGLTVSIDLNLRPSIVTDRAAEQERVRRQVPLANLVKASDEDLDWLYPDRSAADVMAEWHASGVSCAVVTRGGEGAWLLAPDGSLHEEPAVRTTVVDTVGAGDSFTGGLLAALAHLDALGDRPADRLAAVTAPQWGAVLRQAATVAALTCGRRGADPPTQAEVDALLAPTS; encoded by the coding sequence GTGATCGTGGTCGCGGGTGAGGCGTTGATCGACCTGGTGGTCACCGCGGAAGGGCAGCGGGCCGTGCCGGGTGGCTCCCCGGCGAACGTGGCGGTCACCCTGGCCCGGCTCGACCAGCCGGTACGGTTGCTGGTGCGGCTCGGCACCGACGAGTACGGTCGGCAACTCGCCGAGCACCTGCGCGTCAACCGGGTGGACCTGGGGTGGTCGGTCCGCGCCGAGGAGCCCACCTCGGTGGCGGTGGCCACGTTGAACGCCACCGGGCAGGCCAGTTACGAATTCCGGCTGGCCGGCGCTGCGGACTGGCAGTGGACGCCGCAGGAACTGCCCGAGTTGGCCGGGTCACCGGCGACCGCGCTGCACACCGGGTCCCTCGCGCTCGCGCTGGCACCCGGTGCGCAGGTGCTGGAGGACCTGCTGGCCCGGGAATGCCGCCGGAACGGGCTCACCGTCTCGATCGACCTCAACCTGCGGCCGAGCATCGTCACCGACCGGGCGGCAGAGCAGGAGCGGGTACGCCGGCAGGTGCCCCTCGCGAACCTGGTCAAGGCCAGCGACGAGGACCTGGACTGGCTCTACCCGGACCGGTCGGCGGCCGACGTGATGGCCGAATGGCATGCGTCCGGGGTGTCGTGCGCGGTGGTGACCCGGGGCGGTGAGGGCGCGTGGCTGCTCGCCCCGGACGGCTCGCTGCACGAGGAACCGGCGGTACGCACCACCGTGGTCGACACCGTCGGTGCCGGCGACTCGTTCACCGGTGGTCTGCTGGCCGCGCTGGCCCATCTCGACGCGCTCGGTGACCGGCCGGCCGACCGGCTCGCCGCGGTGACCGCGCCGCAGTGGGGTGCGGTGCTCCGGCAGGCCGCCACGGTGGCCGCGTTGACGTGTGGCCGCCGAGGCGCCGACCCGCCGACCCAAGCCGAGGTCGACGCCCTGCTAGCCCCAACAAGCTAA
- a CDS encoding AGE family epimerase/isomerase codes for MTDVPRSDAATTPAPSGSPDLPDLDEFLADQTHTLLDTARRAVRPEGGFWWLTDDRTPDRGEPVYTWITCRMTHVAALAHRNGDPDAAALVDHGVAALSTLLRDDRYGGWFSAVDQQGAPLDDRKAGYDHAFVLLAASSAARAGRPGADQLLADVQAVVRDRFWDADAGAVRESWNRDWTATEDYRGANSSMHMVEAYLAATAATGDASWADRALQIATHLVHGEAARHDWRLPEHFTTDWTPLPDYNRDQPADPFRPYGSTIGHWLEWARLLLELEAVLPQPPRWLLDDARALFAAAVRRGWAVDGADGFIYTIDWDDRPVVRSRMHWVLAEAIGAAVTLHRRTGDAVYLDWYRVFWAYARRYLIDGTGWRHELDAQNLPADTVWHGRPDVYHAYQVVLLSRSAGGLGGPGPLAPGEVTA; via the coding sequence ATGACCGACGTGCCCCGATCCGACGCCGCAACGACCCCCGCTCCTTCGGGGTCACCCGACCTGCCCGATCTGGACGAGTTCCTCGCCGACCAGACCCACACACTGCTCGACACGGCCCGCCGCGCGGTCCGGCCCGAGGGCGGCTTCTGGTGGCTGACCGACGACCGCACCCCGGACCGGGGCGAACCGGTATACACCTGGATCACCTGCCGGATGACCCACGTGGCCGCCCTCGCCCACCGCAACGGCGACCCGGACGCTGCCGCCCTGGTCGACCACGGTGTAGCCGCGCTCAGCACACTGCTGCGCGACGACCGGTACGGCGGCTGGTTCAGCGCCGTGGACCAGCAGGGTGCACCCCTCGACGATCGCAAGGCCGGCTACGACCACGCCTTCGTGCTGCTCGCCGCCTCCAGCGCAGCGCGTGCCGGACGGCCCGGCGCGGACCAGTTGCTCGCCGATGTGCAGGCCGTGGTGCGGGACCGGTTCTGGGACGCCGACGCCGGCGCGGTCCGTGAATCGTGGAACCGGGACTGGACGGCCACCGAGGACTACCGCGGCGCCAACAGCAGCATGCACATGGTCGAGGCGTACCTCGCCGCTACCGCCGCCACCGGCGACGCGAGCTGGGCCGACCGGGCCCTGCAGATCGCCACCCACCTGGTGCACGGGGAGGCCGCCCGGCACGACTGGCGGCTGCCCGAGCACTTCACCACCGACTGGACGCCGCTGCCCGACTACAACCGGGACCAGCCCGCCGATCCCTTCCGGCCGTACGGCTCCACCATCGGCCACTGGCTGGAGTGGGCCCGGCTGCTGCTGGAACTGGAGGCGGTCCTGCCGCAGCCACCCCGCTGGCTGCTCGACGACGCCCGTGCCCTGTTCGCCGCCGCCGTGCGTCGCGGCTGGGCGGTCGACGGCGCCGACGGTTTCATCTACACCATCGACTGGGACGACCGGCCGGTGGTGCGTTCCCGGATGCACTGGGTGCTCGCCGAGGCCATCGGTGCGGCGGTCACCCTGCACCGCCGCACCGGGGACGCGGTCTACCTGGACTGGTACCGGGTCTTCTGGGCGTACGCCCGCCGCTATCTGATCGACGGCACCGGCTGGCGGCATGAGCTGGACGCGCAGAACCTGCCCGCCGACACGGTCTGGCACGGCCGGCCGGACGTCTACCACGCGTACCAGGTGGTGTTGCTGTCCCGCTCGGCCGGCGGGCTCGGCGGCCCCGGCCCGCTCGCGCCGGGCGAGGTGACCGCGTGA
- a CDS encoding aminoglycoside phosphotransferase family protein: protein MELPEGLDWVRGSPAGRVWLATLPTWLAECAERWSLRLGPPFRYAYASLALTVDLPDGTAAVLKLQYPDEDSRHEADALAHWNGDGAIRLLAHDTERRALLVERCQPGTPLHELPMDRALDAVTGLLPRLWRPADAPFTPLAEEAAGWIDRMPRRWERAGRPYERRLLDAALALLTGLAPSQSEQVLVNQDLHAGNVLAADREPWLVIDPKPLTGEREFSVVPMVRGRELGHSPAAVRHRLDRLSTELGLDRERVRGWTIGHTLAWSVADEGVFPHQIEVVRWLLDGQ, encoded by the coding sequence ATGGAGCTGCCTGAGGGACTTGACTGGGTACGCGGGTCACCGGCCGGCCGGGTCTGGCTGGCCACCCTCCCGACGTGGCTGGCGGAGTGCGCCGAGCGGTGGTCGCTGCGACTCGGGCCGCCCTTCCGGTACGCGTACGCCTCACTGGCGCTCACCGTGGACCTGCCCGACGGCACGGCGGCGGTGCTGAAGCTCCAGTACCCCGACGAGGACAGCCGGCACGAGGCCGACGCGCTGGCGCACTGGAACGGCGACGGGGCGATCCGTCTGCTCGCACACGACACGGAACGGCGCGCCCTGCTGGTGGAGCGCTGTCAACCCGGCACTCCGCTGCACGAACTGCCGATGGATCGGGCGCTGGACGCCGTGACCGGGCTGCTGCCCCGGCTCTGGCGACCGGCCGACGCGCCGTTCACCCCGTTGGCAGAGGAGGCCGCCGGCTGGATCGACCGGATGCCCCGGCGGTGGGAACGGGCCGGCCGGCCGTACGAGAGGCGACTGCTCGACGCGGCGCTCGCCCTGCTCACCGGCCTGGCGCCGAGCCAAAGCGAACAGGTGCTGGTCAACCAGGACCTGCACGCCGGCAACGTGCTCGCCGCAGACCGGGAACCGTGGCTGGTGATCGACCCGAAGCCGCTGACCGGCGAGCGGGAGTTCTCGGTCGTGCCGATGGTGCGCGGTCGGGAGCTCGGTCATTCGCCGGCCGCCGTCCGGCACCGGCTGGACCGGCTCAGCACCGAGCTGGGGCTGGACCGGGAGCGGGTCCGGGGTTGGACGATCGGGCACACGCTGGCCTGGAGCGTCGCCGACGAGGGCGTCTTTCCGCACCAGATCGAGGTGGTCCGTTGGCTGCTCGACGGGCAGTGA
- a CDS encoding carboxylate-amine ligase, whose protein sequence is MTGQVAEAPSEIAAATGLLTVGVEEEFLLVDPHTGAAVPAVDLVMEQVPAELRGQVEREFQTSQIEIGSPPGLELSSIRHSLGVLRRSLADAAERAGVRLLAIGTGPVDGPVPPVVDKPRFDRMIERFRLLVPGPGNNGMHVHVGIPDPDTGVQVLNHVRPWLPLLHAVTTNSPFARGEETGYASWRSVEWERWPSVAPTPWLESHEHYQRLIRQLISSGVMLDEGMLYWYARLSAKYPTVELRIGDVCPSVDDAVLVAALVRALVATAMADVEADRPALRTDHHLLVGAHWRAAHDGLEGDAVDVTTGELRPTWELLDQFVERLRPALEQHGDWAEVTDLLGGLRRHGSGAARQRAVYARTGQLTDVVQDVARQTRG, encoded by the coding sequence ATGACCGGCCAGGTGGCGGAGGCGCCCAGCGAGATCGCTGCGGCGACCGGGTTGCTCACCGTGGGAGTCGAGGAGGAGTTCCTGCTCGTCGACCCGCACACCGGGGCCGCGGTCCCGGCAGTCGACCTGGTCATGGAGCAGGTGCCGGCGGAGCTGCGCGGGCAGGTGGAGCGGGAGTTCCAGACCAGTCAGATCGAGATCGGCAGTCCTCCCGGCCTCGAACTCTCGTCGATCCGGCACTCCCTCGGCGTGCTACGTCGGTCGCTCGCCGACGCTGCCGAGCGGGCCGGCGTACGCCTGCTCGCGATCGGCACCGGCCCGGTGGACGGCCCGGTGCCGCCGGTGGTGGACAAGCCCCGCTTCGACCGGATGATCGAGCGTTTCCGGCTGCTCGTCCCGGGCCCCGGCAACAACGGCATGCACGTACACGTCGGCATACCCGACCCGGATACCGGTGTGCAGGTGCTCAACCACGTACGGCCGTGGCTGCCGTTGCTGCACGCGGTGACCACCAACTCCCCGTTCGCCCGTGGTGAGGAGACCGGCTACGCCAGTTGGCGCTCGGTGGAGTGGGAGCGCTGGCCGTCGGTGGCCCCGACGCCGTGGCTGGAGTCGCACGAGCACTACCAGCGGCTGATCCGTCAGTTGATCTCCAGCGGGGTGATGCTCGACGAGGGGATGCTCTACTGGTACGCCCGACTGTCGGCGAAGTACCCGACGGTGGAGCTGCGGATCGGCGACGTCTGCCCGTCGGTGGACGACGCGGTGCTGGTCGCCGCGCTGGTCCGGGCCCTGGTGGCCACCGCCATGGCGGATGTCGAGGCCGACCGGCCGGCGTTGCGGACCGATCACCACCTGCTGGTCGGCGCGCACTGGCGAGCCGCCCACGACGGCCTGGAAGGCGACGCCGTCGACGTGACCACCGGTGAGCTGCGCCCGACCTGGGAGCTGCTGGACCAGTTCGTGGAGCGGCTGCGGCCGGCGCTGGAGCAGCACGGCGACTGGGCCGAGGTGACCGACCTGCTGGGAGGGTTGCGCCGGCACGGCAGCGGAGCGGCACGGCAGCGCGCGGTGTACGCGCGCACCGGACAACTCACCGACGTAGTGCAGGACGTCGCACGGCAGACCCGCGGCTGA